From a single Brassica oleracea var. oleracea cultivar TO1000 chromosome C5, BOL, whole genome shotgun sequence genomic region:
- the LOC106343290 gene encoding formate--tetrahydrofolate ligase-like has translation MVVANRHLPFPHPPPIARPYISPTVKTFVSLPHSTEAVIPTMTSSSRKLQVMTPVPSDIDIANSVEPLHISEIAKDLNLSPLHYDLYGKYKAKVLLSAFDELQDREDGYYVVVGGITPTPLGEGKSTTTVGLCQALGAYLNKKVVTCLRQPSQGPTFGIKGGAAGGGYSQVIPMDEFNLHLTGDIHAITASNNLLAAAIDARMFHEASQSDKALFNRLCPVNKEGKRSFTDVMFRRLRKLGISKTSPDELTPEEVKRFARLDIDPESITWRRVMDVNDRFLRKMTVGQGSEEKGMIRETGFDISVASEIMAVLALTTSLDDMRERLGTMVIGNSRAGEPITADDLGVGGALTVLMKDAIHPTLMQTLEGTPVLVHAGPFANIAHGNSSIVADKIALKLVGPGGFVVTEAGFGSDIGTEKFMNIKCRYSGLRPQCAVVVATVRALKMHGGGPGVVAGRPLDHAYVSENVSLVEAGCVNLAKHISNIKAYGVNVVVAVNVFSTDTEAELNAVRKFSMDAGAFDAVICSHHAHGGKGAVDLGIAVERACQNITQPLKFLYPLDISIKEKIEAIAKSYGASGVEYSDQAEKQIEMYTQQGFSNLPICMSKTQYSFSHDASKKGAPSGFVLPVRDVRGSIGAGFIYPLVGTMSTMPGLPTRPCFYEIDIDTVTGKVVGLS, from the exons ATGGTCGTCGCCAATCGTCATCTCCCATTTCCTCATCCTCCACCTATCGCAAGGCCATACATATCACCAACAGTGAAGACTTTTGTCTCTCTTCCTCACTCTACAGAAGCAGTGATACCAACCATGACCTCCTCATCAAGAAAGCTTCAGGTTATGACACCTGTCCCCTCCGACATCGACATTGCCAACTCCGTCGAGCCTCTACACATCTCCGAGATTGCCAAAGATCTCAATCTCAGCCCTCTCCACTACGATCTGTACGGCAAATACAAAGCAAAG GTTTTGCTGTCTGCATTTGATGAGCTTCAAGACCGAGAAGACGGCTACTACGTTGTTGTCGGAGGGATCACTCCAACTCCTCTTGGAGAAGGCAAGTCCACTACAACCGTAGGTCTCTGCCAAGCCTTGGGAGCTTACCTGAACAAGAAGGTTGTTACTTGTCTTCGCCAACCGTCTCAAGGACCGACCTTTGGGATCAAAGGAGGCGCAGCTGGTGGTGGGTATAGTCAGGTGATTCCCATGGATGAGTTTAACCTCCATCTCACTGGAGACATCCACGCCATCACTGCCTCCAACAACCTCTTAGCTGCTGCTATCGACGCTCGGATGTTCCACGAGGCTTCTCAGTCAGACAAGGCTCTCTTCAACAGGCTGTGTCCTGTTAATAAAGAAGGGAAGCGTAGTTTTACTGACGTTATGTTTAGGCGTTTGAGGAAGCTTGGCATCTCCAAGACTAGTCCTGATGAGCTTACTCCTGAGGAGGTTAAGAGGTTCGCTAGGCTTGATATTGATCCTGAGTCTATTACTTGGAGGAGGGTGATGGATGTTAATGACCGGTTCTTGAGGAAGATGACTGTTGGTCAGGGGTCTGAGGAGAAAGGGATGATTAGGGAAACAGGGTTTGATATCTCTGTTGCTAGTGAGATCATGGCTGTTTTGGCTTTGACAACTTCTCTTGATGATATGAGAGAGAGGCTTGGTACGATGGTGATTGGTAACAGCAGGGCCGGGGAGCCCATCACGGCAGATGATCTCGGCGTTGGAGGAGCCTTGACTGTTCTGATGAAAGACGCTATTCACCCTACGCTCATGCAGACACTTGAAGGAACGCCTGTCCTAGTTCACGCTGGTCCTTTTGCTAACATAGCTCATGGGAACTCGTCTATCGTTGCGGATAAAATCGCTTTGAAGCTGGTGGGACCTGGCGGGTTCGTGGTGACGGAAGCTGGTTTTGGTTCTGACATTGGTACGGAGAAGTTTATGAATATCAAGTGCCGTTACAGCGGGCTAAGGCCTCAGTGTGCGGTTGTCGTGGCGACTGTTAGGGCCTTGAAAATGCATGGTGGTGGGCCTGGTGTTGTCGCCGGGAGGCCTCTTGATCACGCCTATGTAAGCGAGAATGTTTCCTTGGTGGAGGCTGGTTGTGTGAATCTAGCGAAGCATATATCAAACATAAAGGCGTATGGTGTGAATGTGGTTGTGGCTGTGAATGTGTTCTCAACGGATACCGAAGCAGAACTAAATGCAGTAAGGAAGTTTTCGATGGATGCTGGAGCTTTTGATGCTGTCATTTGTTCCCACCATGCTCATGGTGGCAAAGGAGCG GTGGATCTTGGCATTGCGGTTGAAAGAGCTTGTCAAAACATTACACAACCACTTAAGTTTCTCTACCCACTTGACATTAGTATCAAAGAGAAGATTGAGGCCATTGCCAAGTCCTACGGAGCCAGTGGTGTTGAATACTCAGACCAGGCTGAGAAACAGATTGAGATGTACACTCAGCAAGGTTTCTCCAACCTTCCTATATGCATGTCGAAAACACAGTACTCGTTCTCACATGATGCATCAAAGAAAGGAGCACCTTCGGGTTTTGTGTTGCCGGTAAGAGATGTAAGAGGGAGTATTGGAGCTGGGTTCATATATCCCTTGGTTGGTACAATGAGTACCATGCCTGGACTTCCGACAAGACCTTGCTTCTATGAAATTGACATTGACACTGTCACTGGAAAAGTTGTTGGCCTTTCTTAA
- the LOC106343291 gene encoding ubiquitin-conjugating enzyme E2 20-like, with translation MAAVNGYQGNTPAASKQSAPPTKTVDSQSVLKRLQSELMGLMMGGDPGISAFPEEDNIFCWKGTITGSKDTVFEGTEYRLSLSFSNDYPFKPPKIKFHTGCFHPNVDLYGNICLDILQDKWSSAYDVRTILLSIQSLLGGPNISSPLNTQAAQLWSNQEEYRKMVEKLYKPPSA, from the exons ATGGCTGCCGTTAATGGGTACCAAGGAAACACTCCGGCGGCGTCAAAGCAATCTGCTCCTCCGACTAAGACTGTTGATAGCCAATCTGTTCTCAAAAG GCTGCAATCTGAACTAATGGGCTTGATG ATGGGTGGTGACCCGGGAATATCGGCTTTCCCAGAGGAAGACAACATATTCTGTTGGAAAGGGACAATAACAGGAAGCAAAGATACTGTGTTTGAAGGAACTGAGTACAGACTCTCACTCTCTTTCTCCAATGACTATCCTTTCAAGCCTCCTAAGATCAAGTTCCACACTGGTTGCTTCCACCCCAATGTTGATCTCTACGGCAATATCTGTTTGGACATTCTTCAG GATAAATGGTCGTCTGCATACGATGTCAGGACAATACTACTATCGATTCAGAGCCTTTTGGGAG GACCGAACATCAGCTCACCATTGAACACTCAAGCAGCGCAGCTCTGGAGCAACCAAGAAG AGTATAGGAAGATGGTTGAGAAGCTCTACAAGCCTCCCAGTGCATGA
- the LOC106344864 gene encoding uncharacterized protein LOC106344864, with protein sequence MGTPYNFRSWLDQPHMDPNTNLLTEEYARGIQEFMGVVQSQPEARTSKYLLCPCSTCKNNIRVKKMEVWSHLYLKGFTRGYKIWYLHGERFEYGSSSEPQTADRLDEPTTDVDFGIGTVQMVYDAYGENLPSGEEEGDRQEQPNVENFPCEEEGEREQPNLEARRFFEMLDAAKQPLYQGCKDGHSPLSSASRLMALKTDYNLAEECVDAIADFVKDVLPEDNLAPGSYYEVQKLVAGLGLPYQVIDVCIDNCMIYWRADENRERCKFCRKPRYQDTTGRVPVPYKRMWYLPLTERLKRLYQSERTAEPMRWHAEHLTNGEITHPSDAEAWKHFQSTYPEFASEVRNVYLALCTDGFSPFGKHGRQYSLWPVILTPYNLPPHLCMRREFLFLSILVPGPDHPKRSLDVFLQPLIYELQLLWEHGVHTYDVSRKENFQMRAVLMWTISDFPAYGMLSGWTTHGRLSCPYCQDNTDAFQLKNGRKTCWFDCHRRFLPHDHPYRKSKTLFTKNKRVFDSPPEEVSGKKLKEQLRDFGADRTPDVGGNGHEPIYGVGENHNWHKKSIFWDLPYWETHLLRHCLDVMHIEKNFFDNLMNTILDVQGKTKDNLKSRLDLVDICARPELHVDEHGKGPIPIYRLDATAKEEFFDWITHSVKFPDGYASSLRNCVDKSEGKFTGLKSHDCHVMMQRLLPFAFSALLPRNVHEATAGISAFFRDLCSRSLTSDGIRNLEVKIPVILCNLEKIFPPSFFDVMEHLAIHLAREAALGGPVQYRWMYLYERFMFHLKKKVKNLSKVEGSIVAQCINEETSNFAEYYFPSEVRTKSRRPARHDDRGERATYYVYVPNMFTQIGRHSGKSTDRILTVAEHAHLHTYLLTNCEDILEYESIYLAEMRLKYPDATEEQLEQLKQNNFATWLSDYVSHCLAIGHPPKDWLREIVCGPKFVAKSYPRYCTRGYAFRVLKENTVRRTIDCGVSSSSGDDVYYGNVREILEIQYPGMIGMRCIVFNCEWYDNVVGRGVSTDAFGVTSVHSRRRLDFYDPFILASQADQVCYIRYPRIRQRNDPWIVVMSINPRYL encoded by the exons ATGGGTACTCCTTATAATTTCCGTTCTTGGTTAGATCAACCTCATATGGATCCAAATACAAATTTACTTACGGAGGAATACGCACGTGGTATTCAAGAATTCATGGGGGTGGTTCAAAGTCAACCGGAAGCAAGAACAAGTAAGTATTTATTATGTCCATGTTCTACTTGTAAGAATAATATCCGTGTCAAAAAAATGGAAGTATGGAGTCATTTATATTTGAAAGGATTTACACGTGGTTATAAGATTTGGTATCTTCATGGAGAAAGATTTGAGTATGGTAGTAGTAGCGAACCTCAAACTGCCGATAGGTTAGATGAACCTACCACGGATGTAGATTTTGGGATAGGGACTGTTCAGATGGTATATGATGCATATGGAGAAAATTTACCGTCGGGTGAAGAGGAAGGAGATAGACAAGAACAACCCAATGTAGAAAATTTCCCATGTGAAGAGGAAGGAGAACGAGAACAACCCAATCTAGAAGCCAGAAGATTTTTTGAAATGTTAGATGCAGCTAAGCAGCCATTGTATCAAGGATGTAAAGATGGGCATTCACCTTTATCATCCGCAAGTCGATTGATGGCGCTAAAGACTGACTATAATTTGGCTGAAGAATGTGTGGATGCGATTGCAGATTTTGTTAAAGATGTTCTTCCTGAAGATAATCTTGCACCTGGCTCATATTATGAGGTACAAAAATTGGTCGCTGGTCTTGGCTTACCATATCAGGTGATAGATGTATGCATCGATAACTGCATGATTTACTGGAGAGCAGATGAGAACAGGGAGAGATGTAAATTCTGTCGGAAACCTCGTTATCAGGATACGACTGGAAGAGTTCCGGTGCCATACAAACGAATGTGGTATTTGCCGTTGACTGAAAGATTAAAGAGGTTATATCAGTCTGAACGAACAGCAGAACCAATGAGATGGCATGCTGAGCACTTAACAAATGGTGAGATAACACATCCTTCCGATGCAGAGGCGTGGAAGCATTTTCAATCAACATATCCAGAATTTGCATCTGAGGTAAGAAATGTGTATCTTGCATTATGCACAGATGGTTTCAGTCCATTTGGAAAGCATGGAAGACAATATTCATTGTGGCCGGTAATCTTGACACCTTACAACTTACCACCACATTTGTGTATGCGACGGGAGTTTTTGTTCCTCTCAATTCTCGTTCCCGGGCCAGATCATCCTAAGAGATCACTGGATGTGTTTCTTCAGCCATTGATATATGAGCTGCAATTATTATGGGAGCACGGTGTTCATACATACGATGTTTCGCGGAAAGAGAATTTTCAGATGCGAGCAGTACTTATGTGGACAATAAGTGATTTTCCAGCATATGGTATGTTATCTGGATGGACCACGCATGGGAGGCTATCATGTCCTTATTGCCAAGACAACACAGATGCTTTCCAACTAAAAAATGGTCGGAAAACGTGTTGGTTTGACTGTCACAGGAGATTTCTACCACACGATCATCCATATCGTAAGAGTAAGACATTGTTTACAAAGAACAAGAGGGTGTTTGACAGTCCACCTGAAGAAGTAAGTGGCAAAAAGTTGAAGGAACAATTAAGAGATTTTGGTGCAGATAGAACGCCAGACGTGGGTGGAAACGGACATGAACCGATTTATGGTGTAGGGGAAAATCATAATTGGCATAAGAAGAGTATCTTCTGGGATTTGCCCTATTGGGAGACTCATTTGTTGCGGCACTGTTTAGATGTCATGCATATTGAGAAGAACTTTTTCGACAATTTGATGAACACCATCCTTGATGTCCAAGGCAAGACGAAGGATAACTTGAAGTCAAGACTGGATTTGGTTGATATTTGTGCTCGTCCCGAACTTCATGTTGATGAGCACGGTAAAGGTCCTATTCCCATATATCGACTGGATGCAACTGCAAAAGAAGAGTTTTTTGATTGGATAACACACAGTGTTAAATTTCCAGACGGTTATGCATCAAGTTTGCGTAATTGTGTTGACAAAAGTGAAGGGAAGTTTACTGGCTTGAAGAGCCATGATTGTCATGTAATGATGCAGCGCCTCCTTCCTTTTGCGTTTTCCGCACTATTGCCACGAAATGTCCACGAAGCAACCGCAG GGATAAGTGCTTTCTTCCGTGATTTATGCTCGAGATCACTCACATCAGATGGTATCCGCAATTTGGAAGTTAAAATACCGGTGATCCTATGCAACCTCGAGAAGATATTTCCTCCATCATTTTTTGATGTTATGGAGCATCTTGCTATTCATCTTGCGAGAGAAGCGGCACTCGGTGGTCCCGTGCAGTACAGGTGGATGTATTTGTACGAACGGTTTATGTTTCATCTGAAGAAGAAGGTCAAGAATTTAAGCAAGGTGGAGGGATCAATAGTGGCTCAGTGCATCAATGAGGAAACCTCAAACTTTGCTGAATACTACTTTCCATCAGAAGTTCGAACAAAAAGTCGAAGACCTGCACGGCATGATGATAGAGGTGAAAGGGCAACTTATTATGTTTATGTGCCAAACATGTTTACACAAATTGGACGACATAGTGGAAAGTCAACGGACCGGATACTTACAGTGGCTGAGCATGCTCATTTGCACACATATTTGCTTACAAACTGCGAAGACATTCTTGAATATGAGAG TATTTACTTGGCAGAGATGCGCTTAAAGTACCCGGATGCGACAGAAGAACAACTCGAACAACTCAAGCAAAACAACTTTGCAACATGGCTTTCTGATTAT GTAAGCCATTGTTTAGCTATTGGGCACCCACCTAAAGATTGGTTACGTGAGATAGTTTGTGGTCCAAAGTTTGTTGCAAAGTCATATCCGAGATATTGCACACGAGGATATGCATTCAGAGTTCTTAAGGAAAATACTGTAAGGAGAACAATTGATTGTGGGGTTTCTTCGTCATCCGGAGACGATGTCTACTACGGTAACGTACGCGAGATTTTGGAAATTCAGTACCCGGGAATGATTGGCATGAGATGTATTGTCTTCAACTGTGAGTGGTACGACAACGTTGTTGGTCGCGGAGTAAGCACTGACGCATTCGGTGTTACATCTGTACATTCGCGACGACGACTGGATTTTTACGATCCATTCATTCTTGCTTCACAAGCTGACCAG GTTTGCTATATTCGTTATCCGCGGATTAGGCAAAGGAACGATCCTTGGATCGTTGTCATGTCAATAAATCCCAGATATTTATAG